One window from the genome of Fulvivirga lutea encodes:
- a CDS encoding TonB-dependent receptor has protein sequence MRLYFLLLSLLPLVVDAQISVVDEKNKPIEGVSVQVENSNKGVITDESGHFNLNELEPTSDSTFIIFSHVAHESFTVRYSELVNRQSIQLKSKTSYLEEISISGEREKEAIVTKIQPKSVEALTTPFQEFNKILATLPGVSSNNELSSTYSVRGGNYDENLIYVNDIPIYRPFLVSNGQQEGLSFINNNLVSSVQFSAGGWQPKYGDKLSSVLNVTYKEPEEFHASASIGLLGGSVHAEGVGVKNRMSYALGVRHKSSQYLLNTLETQGQYLPRFTDYQSIINFKLGKTGNEDKTKLSVLSSYARNRYLVRPESRETEFGNFNQSLRLFVAFAGEETLEYDTYQIGTKLTHSFNSIWSSQLVGSAVYAIEREYTDVEGGYRLCDVDKNVSSSTFNDCVFIRGIGTNYDYGRNNLTAELVNLENRNTVELDNHKIEFGFGYSRQLIDDQLQEYSFTDSADYVIDVDAVQSKADLASNQYFGFIQNTITLSKKVFSTIGVRANYWDLNGELLISPRAQITFLPNQRLKVTTAIGAYSQPPFYRELRAFDGSINKELKAQKSIHFITGLEYNVEWWGRPFVIQTDAYFKRITDVVPYEVENVKIRYYANNNAKAFATGLDMRVSGEFVEGVESWFSLGILNTQEQVEGDGNGYIRRPTDQRINAAIFFQDHFPNNPDMRVSVNLFYGSGLPFGPPREFQNRNSYDGGNYTRLDIGFSRLFYFNKEKYEGARRLTISAEILNLFGTANPISYTWISDVNNDQFAVPNSLSARFFNIRATINI, from the coding sequence ATGCGGCTTTATTTTCTATTACTTTCTTTATTACCGTTGGTTGTTGATGCTCAAATAAGTGTAGTTGATGAAAAGAACAAGCCCATAGAAGGTGTTTCTGTCCAGGTTGAAAACAGTAACAAAGGTGTTATTACTGATGAATCAGGTCATTTCAATTTGAATGAATTAGAGCCAACCTCTGACTCTACTTTTATTATATTTTCACATGTGGCTCATGAATCTTTCACGGTAAGATATAGTGAATTGGTCAATAGACAGTCTATTCAGCTAAAAAGTAAAACTTCTTATTTAGAGGAAATTAGTATCAGTGGAGAGCGTGAAAAAGAAGCTATTGTAACAAAAATTCAGCCTAAAAGTGTTGAAGCCCTTACCACGCCATTTCAAGAGTTTAATAAGATTTTGGCAACACTGCCTGGAGTTTCAAGTAATAATGAATTATCATCTACATATTCTGTGAGGGGTGGTAATTATGATGAGAACCTAATCTATGTCAATGATATACCCATCTACAGACCGTTTTTAGTTAGCAATGGTCAGCAAGAAGGACTAAGCTTCATTAATAACAATTTGGTTTCGTCAGTCCAATTTTCAGCAGGTGGATGGCAACCCAAATACGGAGATAAACTTTCATCAGTATTAAATGTCACGTACAAAGAGCCAGAGGAATTTCATGCTTCTGCCAGTATTGGTCTTTTGGGTGGGTCAGTACATGCCGAAGGAGTAGGAGTTAAAAACCGAATGAGTTATGCGCTAGGAGTTCGCCATAAGTCTTCTCAGTACCTTTTAAACACCTTGGAGACTCAAGGTCAATACTTACCCAGATTTACTGATTATCAGTCAATTATAAATTTTAAGTTGGGCAAAACTGGCAATGAGGATAAGACCAAACTAAGCGTTCTTTCTTCATACGCCAGAAATAGATATTTAGTAAGGCCTGAAAGCCGAGAAACAGAGTTTGGAAATTTTAATCAGTCATTGCGATTGTTTGTGGCATTTGCAGGAGAGGAGACGTTGGAATATGATACTTATCAGATAGGCACTAAACTAACACACAGTTTTAATTCTATTTGGTCATCTCAGTTGGTAGGATCTGCTGTTTACGCTATTGAAAGGGAATATACTGATGTTGAAGGTGGCTATCGCTTATGTGATGTTGATAAAAATGTTTCTTCTTCAACTTTTAACGATTGTGTTTTCATAAGAGGCATTGGCACTAATTACGACTATGGCAGAAATAATTTAACGGCCGAATTGGTGAATCTTGAAAATAGAAATACGGTTGAATTGGATAACCACAAAATTGAATTCGGGTTTGGCTACAGCAGGCAGTTAATAGATGATCAGCTACAGGAATATAGTTTCACTGATTCGGCAGATTATGTAATTGACGTAGACGCAGTGCAATCTAAGGCAGATTTAGCATCCAATCAATACTTTGGATTTATTCAAAATACAATCACCTTAAGTAAGAAAGTATTCTCAACAATTGGCGTTAGAGCCAATTACTGGGATTTGAATGGCGAGTTATTAATAAGCCCAAGGGCACAAATAACCTTTCTTCCAAATCAAAGGCTAAAAGTTACAACGGCTATTGGGGCCTATTCTCAACCACCTTTCTATAGAGAGTTAAGAGCATTTGATGGATCAATAAATAAAGAATTGAAGGCACAAAAATCAATTCATTTCATTACTGGTTTAGAATACAATGTTGAGTGGTGGGGAAGACCATTTGTAATTCAAACTGATGCCTATTTTAAAAGAATTACAGATGTAGTTCCTTACGAAGTTGAGAATGTGAAAATCAGATACTATGCGAATAATAATGCGAAAGCTTTTGCTACAGGCTTAGATATGCGAGTAAGTGGAGAATTTGTTGAAGGCGTTGAGTCTTGGTTTAGCTTAGGTATTTTAAATACGCAAGAACAAGTAGAAGGCGATGGGAACGGTTACATTAGACGTCCGACCGATCAACGAATAAATGCTGCTATTTTCTTTCAGGATCACTTCCCTAACAATCCTGATATGCGGGTGAGTGTAAATTTGTTTTATGGTAGTGGCCTGCCATTTGGTCCTCCACGTGAATTTCAAAACAGAAATAGTTATGATGGTGGTAATTATACGAGGCTCGATATTGGCTTTTCAAGATTATTCTACTTTAATAAAGAGAAATATGAAGGAGCTAGAAGATTGACTATCTCTGCAGAAATTTTAAACCTTTTTGGCACTGCTAATCCAATTTCATATACCTGGATATCTGATGTTAATAATGATCAGTTTGCCGTTCCTAATTCATTATCTGCCCGGTTTTTTAATATAAGAGCTACAATTAACATCTAA
- the rpe gene encoding ribulose-phosphate 3-epimerase produces MTTPIIAPSILAADFANIQREVEMLNNSEADWIHVDIMDGIFVPNISFGIPVTQAIHEHANKPLDVHLMIEKPENYVQAFKKAGAEIITVHYEACPHLHRNIQQIKDLGCKAGVALNPHTNVQLLEDVIQDIDMVCIMSVNPGFGGQKFIENTYKKVRQLKEIISDAGATTLIEIDGGVNQDNAKDLLDAGADVLVAGSFVFSSEDPINTISKLKTV; encoded by the coding sequence ATGACAACACCTATCATAGCACCGTCCATTTTAGCAGCTGATTTTGCTAATATCCAAAGAGAAGTAGAGATGTTAAATAACAGTGAAGCTGACTGGATTCACGTGGATATAATGGATGGCATATTTGTTCCGAATATTTCTTTTGGAATTCCTGTTACGCAGGCTATTCATGAACATGCTAACAAACCTTTAGATGTTCATTTGATGATAGAAAAGCCCGAAAATTATGTTCAGGCGTTCAAAAAAGCCGGAGCAGAGATCATAACTGTACATTACGAAGCTTGTCCACACTTACATAGAAACATTCAGCAAATAAAGGATTTAGGCTGTAAAGCTGGTGTAGCACTGAATCCGCATACCAATGTTCAATTATTAGAAGATGTCATTCAGGATATTGACATGGTGTGCATTATGTCAGTAAATCCAGGTTTTGGTGGTCAGAAATTTATTGAAAACACCTATAAAAAAGTGCGCCAGCTGAAGGAGATCATTAGTGATGCCGGGGCTACTACTTTAATTGAAATTGATGGTGGCGTGAATCAGGATAATGCCAAAGATCTTCTTGATGCAGGAGCAGATGTACTTGTTGCAGGTAGCTTTGTTTTTAGTTCTGAAGACCCAATCAATACAATATCTAAGCTAAAGACCGTTTAA